Below is a window of Plasmodium chabaudi chabaudi strain AS genome assembly, chromosome: 10 DNA.
GAAACAAAAGAAGAACAAGAAATAAAAGAGCAAGAGGAGTTTTTATTAggcaaaaaaatagatatgaagaaattaatggaagaagaagaagagaaaaaaaaacaaactagtaataataagaaTAACATAGACCATTTAAGTAAACTAAGAGAGGATCCATTaactattattaaaaaaatggaaatgcaaaaaaaaaaagttatagaTGAACGAAAAAGACTATTAGATTTACAAAAGTATAaggaaaatgataaaatgaaatattcaaataaaatccATAAAAAGAGAAGTTCCACATCTTCAACAAGTGAAAGAGAAAGGGAATAcagaaaaatgaaaaaaaaaagagaaaagcACAAGAGAGATGAAGCAAGAACAGGcactgaaaaaaaaaaatataataataactcAAGCACAGATACAGATAATGAAACAGATGAagaatatgtaaaaataaaaaaacataggAAAAGGATGGAACATGaacaaagaaaagaaaGATACAAAAGGGATAGAAGAGACCATACAGATAGAGACTTCTATAAATCTGAATATAAACACAATAATAAAGTTAACGAAAATCATAAGGAGCATTATAGGcacaaaaaagaaagacaTAGTAAAAGCAAGGAAAGGGAACGATATAAGAAGAAATACCGAGAAAAACATAGGGATATTAGAGATGAaacaaaacataaatatcgGACAAAAAATACCAGTATAGACCGATATTCgcataaaaaaagagaatatgaaagggaaaaaataaaaaaagtaaaagaaaatttagaTAGTGATGGTAGTAATAGTCAAAGTAGAAGTAGTAGTAAGAGCAGGAGTAGAAGTTCTGTGTACCAAACTAGTAGTAGTAGTGATAGCAGGgaagaaaaatatgcacGAAAGAAAAGACATGAAAAATCTCCAAAATATGGGCAAtaaccatatatatattttcgtAAATAAGATATTATATCTAACCaattttcttatattatgtattaatatttt
It encodes the following:
- a CDS encoding pre-mRNA splicing factor, putative, coding for MENLYNDMEEYGKIAQLYAEKKQRKEKKKGKLDDGIDEDILWMYETKEEQEIKEQEEFLLGKKIDMKKLMEEEEEKKKQTSNNKNNIDHLSKLREDPLTIIKKMEMQKKKVIDERKRLLDLQKYKENDKMKYSNKIHKKRSSTSSTSEREREYRKMKKKREKHKRDEARTGTEKKKYNNNSSTDTDNETDEEYVKIKKHRKRMEHEQRKERYKRDRRDHTDRDFYKSEYKHNNKVNENHKEHYRHKKERHSKSKERERYKKKYREKHRDIRDETKHKYRTKNTSIDRYSHKKREYEREKIKKVKENLDSDGSNSQSRSSSKSRSRSSVYQTSSSSDSREEKYARKKRHEKSPKYGQ